In the genome of Fervidobacterium thailandense, one region contains:
- a CDS encoding YceD family protein has translation MWKVSVKDIITEKRKVIEGIYAPQEIELHTGTYKVLHGGFKVKMVLTFADNKIVLGGYVRGSVERPCDRCLKISEMHIDGVIEAVYTFEQKIHQKKEELKELINEIHITGDIIDLEERIIEGIVSSAPDVFVCDPNCKGLCPHCGADLNEEPEHKCSESELGSIDPRFAILLKLKNAQEG, from the coding sequence ATGTGGAAGGTTAGTGTGAAAGATATAATCACCGAAAAGAGAAAGGTTATAGAAGGCATCTATGCTCCGCAGGAAATAGAACTCCACACCGGAACGTACAAGGTGTTGCACGGTGGTTTCAAAGTCAAGATGGTATTGACGTTCGCGGACAACAAAATCGTCCTGGGTGGATACGTTAGGGGCTCGGTGGAGCGGCCGTGTGATAGGTGTTTGAAGATTTCAGAAATGCACATTGACGGTGTGATAGAAGCGGTGTATACTTTTGAGCAGAAGATTCACCAAAAGAAAGAAGAACTTAAAGAATTGATAAACGAAATTCATATAACCGGTGATATAATAGACCTCGAAGAACGAATAATCGAGGGTATTGTTAGTAGTGCCCCCGATGTTTTTGTTTGCGATCCGAATTGCAAAGGATTGTGTCCTCATTGCGGAGCCGATTTGAACGAGGAGCCGGAGCACAAGTGTTCGGAATCCGAACTTGGTTCCATCGACCCAAGGTTTGCAATACTCTTGAAACTCAAGAACGCACAGGAGGGATAA
- the rpmF gene encoding 50S ribosomal protein L32, translating to MAVPKQKRSRSRTHHKRAKIYRAFIIAVTTCPNCGAPKQPHRVCLSCGYYGKKQIFEVAR from the coding sequence ATGGCCGTTCCAAAGCAAAAACGTTCAAGGAGTAGGACTCATCACAAACGTGCGAAGATCTACAGGGCCTTCATCATCGCTGTTACAACGTGTCCGAACTGTGGTGCGCCGAAGCAACCGCACCGTGTATGTTTGAGCTGCGGATACTACGGTAAGAAACAAATCTTCGAGGTTGCAAGATGA